The Thermomicrobiales bacterium genome contains a region encoding:
- a CDS encoding low temperature requirement protein A, with protein MHEADEPASLHGRWLRPSGGHAGEVQPVELFFDLVYALAVTQLTHHLLEALSWKGALETLALLWGVWAGWICITWISNYFDVRARPVRLAVLVAAFVGLVLASSIPEAFGERAGLFAAAVVVLTVGAPVLGLLAVGLAHPLRMVFIRVAVWDALVGILWLAGAAADGYWRLGLWLLASVVIGFVIYLGFPLPGLGRSRTTDYTITGLHMAERCLLFIILAIGESVLITGAGFGELPHSRDTWTAFTVAFVGSVAMWWIYFDRTIELARARMGTAADPGRLGVLAYTFYHMYMVAGIIVAAAGDELSLAHPDETAGRATVLVLLGGPALFLLGNLLYKATMFGRISRAQAVAIVVLIGLMLVVQGRTNLDVAFAAVVVLLAVAVSDLSSELRRSAVRAE; from the coding sequence ATGCACGAAGCTGACGAACCCGCTTCCCTGCATGGCCGGTGGTTGCGCCCGTCAGGAGGGCATGCCGGCGAGGTACAGCCGGTCGAGCTCTTTTTCGATCTGGTCTACGCGCTCGCGGTCACGCAACTGACCCATCACCTGCTCGAAGCGCTCAGCTGGAAGGGTGCGCTGGAGACGCTTGCGCTGCTTTGGGGTGTGTGGGCGGGCTGGATCTGCATCACGTGGATCTCGAACTACTTCGACGTACGCGCGCGGCCGGTCCGGCTGGCGGTGCTCGTTGCGGCATTCGTTGGTTTGGTGCTCGCTTCCTCGATTCCTGAAGCGTTCGGGGAACGGGCGGGATTGTTCGCCGCGGCGGTCGTCGTCCTCACCGTTGGCGCTCCGGTTCTCGGCCTTCTGGCGGTCGGCCTCGCCCACCCGCTCCGGATGGTGTTCATTCGGGTGGCGGTTTGGGATGCGCTCGTAGGTATCCTGTGGTTGGCCGGCGCCGCTGCTGACGGTTATTGGCGGCTCGGATTGTGGCTTCTGGCCTCCGTGGTCATCGGATTCGTCATCTACCTCGGCTTTCCGCTGCCTGGATTGGGACGCAGCCGCACAACCGATTACACGATTACCGGTCTTCACATGGCAGAGCGGTGCCTGTTGTTCATCATTCTGGCCATTGGCGAGTCGGTGCTCATCACTGGCGCCGGGTTCGGGGAGCTTCCCCACTCGCGTGATACCTGGACCGCCTTCACGGTGGCGTTTGTCGGTAGTGTTGCAATGTGGTGGATCTATTTCGACCGCACCATCGAACTGGCGCGAGCGCGCATGGGCACGGCAGCCGATCCAGGACGCCTGGGCGTCCTCGCCTACACCTTCTATCACATGTACATGGTCGCCGGCATCATCGTCGCCGCCGCCGGCGACGAACTCTCACTCGCGCATCCGGACGAGACGGCAGGCCGGGCGACAGTCCTCGTTCTCCTTGGGGGACCTGCGCTCTTCCTGCTCGGCAATCTGCTCTACAAGGCAACGATGTTCGGCCGCATCTCACGCGCGCAGGCAGTGGCCATCGTCGTGCTGATCGGACTCATGCTCGTCGTGCAGGGTCGCACCAATCTGGACGTGGCATTCGCGGCAGTCGTCGTCTTGCTGGCGGTCGCCGTTTCGGACCTGTCGAGCGAACTGCGCAGATCGGCTG